The Microbulbifer pacificus sequence GCGTCACCATAGATCGCGGCCGAACGGTAGTCGCCTTTGTTGAATACTGTTTCGTTCCAAGGCGTGTCAGCTGCGACAAATGGGGCAACGCCCATATAGAGAGCACCAAACAGTTGTTGACGCTGGAGTTGGTAATCCGTGGGAAGACCAATCTGGCTGAAGAGCTGATCTTCTACACCACCCGGCGCTACAAATAGGTCATACATGAACTGAGTAACAGCGCCACCCTCTTGGCCAGCCTGCATCATGCTCTGGCGTACCGCAACGGCCAACTCTTCCTGCTGGGTAGTAGGCATTGCGTCAAAGACATCCTGGGGAATACCGAGGATACCCATGGAATCTGATTGCAGACCTTTATAGACGGCAAAGGACTCCAGCGAACCGCCAGTGAAGTAGGCTTCGGTAGTATGCTCGAGCTGCTCGCGCGAATAAGAAGCACCAAGGGTCCACTTCAGCGTGTCAGTAGCGCCATTCAGACGGAATTCCTGAGAAAACTGAGTCTGCTCATCGAAGTTTGCGGAGCCGAACATGTAATCCGGGTTCGCCGTACCATCTTCGTCCTGTTGCAGGTGCGCGTCGAAACCGCGGTATGCAGTAATGGAGGTGAAGGTCACATTCTCGAAGTCGTGGGTAATGGACAGCGAGGTGCCCCAGGAGTCACGGTCCTCGATGGTCGGGGTATCCAGTGCATAATCACCGAATACGTCAGTACCGCCGTCACCCGCCTGCAGGGATGGCACGATGGAGCTACGCAGTGCACTGCCCTGATCCATGATGCCGTAATCCGCACGCCACAGAACTTCAGTGTCCGGAGTGGCTTCCCACAGCAGAGAGGCTCGGTAAGTCTGGGTGTCGATGTTCCCGGTTTCGAAATCGTTTGCCAGGTTGTCGGCGAAGGAGTCGCGACGGTTGGTGGACGCCGTGAAGCGGCCGTAAACCGTGTCGCTCAACTGGCGGTTCACCAACAGATCGGAAGACTGGCGACCGTAATTACCGGCCGTCAGATTCAGTTCGGTGGTGTCATCGGCTTGTGGCTTCTGAGAAATGATATGGATGGCACCGCCGGTGGCGTTGCGGCCAAACAAGGTGCCCTGCGGGCCTTTCAGCACTTCAACACGTTCAATATCCGCGAGCGGAATCTCGGCACCGGCGCCGCGACCGGTGTACACACCGTCAACGTATACCGCAACCGCAGGGTCGGAGCCCACGGTGAAGTCACCGGTTTCAATACCACGTACGCTGTAGGTAGGCTGCAGCGGGGTGTCGTTGTTCATTTCCACACCCGGGGTGAATTTACCCAGGTCTGTGAGGTTCTTTACACCCATCGCTTTCATACTGTCGCCAGTGAAAGCGGAAATGGCAATCGGAACGTCCTGCAGGTTTTCCGCGCGCTTCTGCGCGGTTACCACTACTTCTTCAATCTCAGCAGCGGATGCAGCGCCACTCAGCGCTGTAGTTACAGCGATCGCAGCAGAGAGAGTGGACAGAGTGAAAAACCGGTTTTTACCGGACTGATCGGCGTCGTACATCATCGCGTCCTCGCGTTCTAGTTATATGAAAAGCGTGATGGAAAATGGTCGTTATTGATAGTTATGTTGGGCCATCTTACGGGTAGAGCTGTTCCAAGGAAAGCTTGTTGTGACTTTTTTCTAGTGACTGGTCAGTTCTAAGGTCTATTGTAAATGATTTTTGCGTCAACGTGGCGTAAAACTGATTCTAAAGCCCGGTAATGTGACTAAAACAGGTCCGCTGGTAACCAGTCCACGACTGCCTTCGCTGCTAGACTGACAGACGCTTTTCAGTAGTGCCTCAGCTAAACAGCACCACATGGAACCATCGACAATAAACGGACTTAAGACCAATAACGTCCCAAAATAACGATTCTGGAACTTCCACTAGAGAACGCGCGATGTTGAAAAATATCCCTTGGGCCACCGTTATCAAACGGGGCCTGACAGCACTATTTGTCCTCTTATTCCTAGCCGCGGCATCTGCCTGGCTCTGGCTGCGTCAGAGTCTTCCGCTGCTCGACGGTGAGCTGGTTACCGGTTTGCTGGAGGAGCCGGTAACCATCACCCGTGATGCACAAGGTATTCCCTTTATTACCGCGGAAGATCGCAATGACAGCGCGTTTGCTCTGGGTTTCCTGCACGCCCAGGAGCGCTTCTTTCAGATGGACCTGCTGCGCCGCAATTCCGCTGGCGAGCTGTCCGAACTGGTAGGTGACGCCGCCCTCTCTCACGACAGGGAAATCCGGATTCATCAGTTTCGCGCCCGCGCCGAGCGAAATATCGCCACCATGCCGACAGAGCAACAAAAGGTGCTTGAGCACTATGCCGCTGGCGTCAACTACGGACTGGCGCAGCTGGGCGCTGCTCCCTGGGAGTACGCCCTGCTCCGCGCGGAGCCAAGCCCATGGGTTCCCGCGGACAGCCTGCTGACTATTTTCAGCATGTATCTGACCTTGCAAAGCAATACCGGAGACTTCGAACTGCGGGACAATGCCCTGGCGGACCTGCTCCCGGGCGACCTGTATACGTTCTTCGTACCCAAAGGAGGGATCTGGGACGCACCACTGATCGGTGATGCCCGAGGCCCGCTGTCACTGCCGGAGACCGATATCGCGGCTCTGGTTCAGAACGATGAGCCGATGGCACGGCAGAAGATGGAAAGCGAAGACATGATCTTCGGCAGCAATAACTGGGTCGTCGGTGGTGCGCTCACCGAGCACGGTGCGGCGATCGTGGCCGACGATATGCATCTTGCCATCACCGTGCCCAACATCTGGTTTCGTGCAGGCTGGAATGTGCCCGGCACGGATTTCGTCATGCGCGGGGCGACCTTACCTGGCGGCCCTATCATCGTTGCCGGCAGTAACACCAAAGTAGCTTGGGGTTTCACCAACACCACAGCGGACTGGGGTGACCTGATTCCGCTGGAGATGTCTGATGACGGCAAACAATATCGTACGCCCGACGGCTGGCAGGATTTTGACATTGCCGAAGAGGAAATCGCAGTTAAGGGCAAGGAGCCCGTCAGATTAGCGGTCCGCAAAACCATTTGGGGGCCCGTAGTGACTGAGAATCACGCGGGTACCCCCCTCGCCTATCGCTGGGTCGCCCACGATACTCGAGGTGCCAATATGAATATCCTTCGCCTGGAAACCGTGTCCAGCACACGCGAGGCCATGAATCTGGCTCCGGAGCTGGGTCTGCCGCATCAGAATTTTGTGATCGGTGATAGCGACGGGAATATTGGCTGGACTGTAGCGGGCCCCATTCCCCGTCGCGTGGGGCTCGACGGCAGCCGCTCCGTAAGCTGGGCGGACGGCACCGCCTATTGGGATGGTTATCTGCCTCTGGAAGAACAGCCACATGTCTACAATCCACCTTCCCACCGGATTTGGACCGCAAACTCCCGCACGATGGACGGCAAATATCTCAGTGTCATGGGTGACGGTGGCTACGCCCTCGGTGCGCGCCAGCAACAGATCCGCGATGACCTGTTCGCGCGCGAACACTTTAGCGAGCGCGACCTTCTGGATATCCAGCTGGACGATCGCGCGGTATTCCTTGAACGCTGGCAGGAGCAGTTGAGCACACTGCTTTCCACGGTTGATGGTTATGATGAGGTGCGTGCTCAGGTGGATAACTGGGGTGGCCGTGCCAGCGCGGACTCTGTCGGTTATCGCATCGTGCGCAACTTCCGCCTGCGCTTTATTGACCTCGCCACTGCACCGGTACTGACGTTCATGCAGCGCCACGATCCAGGCTTCGACTTCGGGCGGGTCAACCGCCAGGTAGAGTACCCGGCTTGGGAAATGCTCGCCAACGAGCCCGCCCACCTGTTGAACCCGGAATTCGAGTCGTGGACGGCACTGAAGCTGGCGGCTCTGGACGAGGTCTTGGCCGATATGGCAAAAGACGGACTCCCGTTTGCCCAACAGACCTGGGGGGTAGAGAATTCCGCGAAAATCCAGCATCCGCTCGGCCGTGTTGTGACGGCGGTTAACTGGCTAACGGCTATGCCGGCAGACCACCTTCCCGGTGACTCCCACATGCCTCGCTTCCAGTCTTCCACCAATGGTGCGTCGGAGCGTATGGTGGTTGCACCTGGTCACGAGGAACAAGGGATCTTCCATATGGCCACCGGCCAAAGCGCCCACCCGCTATCACCCTTTTTTGGCAATGGTCATGACGACTGGGTTCAGGGTGCACCTTCGCCGCTGAAGAAGCAGGAGACCCGCTATACGCTGATATTGCACTAATTCTGGGGTTCAAAATTAAAGAAAAAGGCGCATTGAGATGCGCCTTTTTTCTTTTTGCCATATTGCTTCCCGCCCCTCGCAGGCATGTACATTCGGGGTGCGGCACGCGATCTCGCCAGTGCCACTACTACCCGCCCGAATAGGATTGTCCGTCAAAAATAGAGAGTATAAACATATAACCTATCGATTAAATCGATATTTTTTAGCAAGTATTTGCGATTTTTAATCTAATCTATGGTTGGTTTAATGTCTCCATCGGGTAAACAACAACCCATTGGAGACACCGAAATGACTGTACAAACCAGAAAACTTCTCAAAATCCAGACCAGCCTGTTTCAGAACGACGGGCAGTCTTCGCAGCTGGCCAACGAGTTCGCTGACAACTGGCTCGCTGCAAATCCTGGTGGCGAAGTCGTGTCGCGCAATCTGGCAACCAACCCCGTACCACATCTCGATTTGTCGCGTTTCCAGGCTCTCAATAGTGACCCCGCGGAGCGCACACAGGAACAGCAGGCAGTGGTAGATTTTTCCGACGCACTGATTCAGGAAATCCGCGCCGCAGACACATTGGTTTTCGGCATCCCCATGTACAACTTCAGTGTGCCGTCCAGTCTGCATGCCTATTTTGATCATATTGCACGTGCTGGCGTGACGTTCCGCTATACGGAAAATGGCCCCGAAGGTCTGCTTACCGGTAAGCGCGCCTATGTAGTCATTACCCGCGGAGGTCTGTACGGAGAGGATCATGCGCAGACCAGCTTTATCCGCCAATTTCTGGGCTTCATCGGAATTACGGAAGTGGAGTTCGTTCATGCCGAAGGGTTGGCGCTGAGTGAAGAGTCCAGAAACACTGCGCTGGACACGGCCCGGGAACGCCTCGCGCAACTGGCCTGATTCAGGCCGCTGACATTTTCATACCACGTGCTTGGGGTGACTGCGGTCACCCTTTTTTGTGCCTGTTTCTTTCGATCCCGGTATCAGCCGATACCGTTGTCTTATAGAAGCTCACGCGGTTTCGTCGAGAATCGCGAACGAGAGAAAGGAGGTAAAAAGTCCTAGCCCGAGAACGAATGGCAGTAGTGGAAAGCAGATCATCAGCAAGGATGAGCCGATCCAGATGTTCTTCACCCAGTTGCGTTTGACCTTGTAGTTGCGGGAATAGCGGCGTAAATGGCTGTCGTCTTCATTGGGCAGCGCGATTTCGCTTTCTCTGGGCAGAAAGCTACGCACCAGAAGTGTGCAATAGAAACGAAGCAGCATCCAAAACATAGAACCACCACTGACAAACAACTCCTTCAGTATAGTTAGGGGTTCGCCAGTGGTCGGTCTGTTGCAGTCGAAAGATACTTCTTGCGTCTGATTGGAGAATGAATGGCGGGTTACTGATACCAGCCCAAACTCTCGCGTAAAGTGACGACGCCGCCAATGATGGTCAGCGCCGGCGCCTCCACCTTGTGGGTCTCGGCCAGTTCAGGCAGCGTACTGATGGTACCGACAATCACCCTCTGCTCCCGGGTGGTGCCCTTTTCTACCAGCGCCGCCGGCGTATCCGCATCCATGCCATGGGCGATCAGCTTTTCAGAAATGGTGGGCAGACCGGTGAGGCCCATATAGAACACCAGGGTCTGGTTCTTGGTGATCAGTTCATTCCACGGCAGCACCAGATCCCCCTCTTTCAGATGGCCGGTGATAAAACGCACGGATTGCGCATGATCCCGGTGGGTCAGAGGAATCCCTGAATAGGCAGAGCAGCCGATGGCAGCGGTGATACCCGGCACCACCTGGAATGGCACACCGGCTTCCGCCAGCTTGTCGATCTCCTCGCCGCCGCGCCCGAACACAAACGGATCGCCACCCTTCAGGCGCAATACTTTCTTGCCCTCCTTTGCGAGATCCACCAGTAACTGATTGATGTCATCCTGGGGCACCGAATGGAACTGCTTCATTTTGCCGACGTAGATACGCTCGGCATCGCGGCGTACCAGCTCCAGCACCTCCGTGGAAACCAGTCTGTCGTAGAGCACCACATCCGCCTGCTGCATCAGACGCAGGGCGCGGAACGTCAGCAGATCCGGATCGCCGGGACCTCCTCCCACCAGATAGACTTCGCCGCTCGGCGCAGGCTTATCCTGCCAGCGCTGCAATTCCTCGAGCACCGCCCGCTCCGCTTCCGCCTTGTGCCCCCGCTCCATTTGCCCCACCACCGGCCCGTTGAACACCCAGTGCCAGAAATCCTTGCGCTGGGCTTCAGGTAATGCCGCTTTGACCTTGTCGCGCAGACGGCCAGACAGTTCGGCGATCAGGCCGAGACCGGGCGAGAGAAGTGTTTCAATCTGGGCCCGCAGCATACGGGTGAGTACGGGGGCGGAACCGCCGCTGGAAATGCCGATGGCCACCGGGCCGCGCTCGACAATGGAGGGAAAGGTAAAGGTGCAGAGATCCGGGGAGTCCACCACATTCACCGGCAGGCGCCGGTTGCGGGCATCGATGGAGACCTGTGCATTGACCTCGCTATCGGCAGTGGCGGCAACCACCATTTCAACACTGTCCAGAAGTTCACTGCGATAGCGGCCAACGATGTATTCACCACTGCTCGCCAGCACCAGCTGGCGCAGCTCGTCGGTAATTTCCGGAGCCACCACCAGCAGGCGGGCCTCCGCTTTGTTGAGCAAACGCGCTTTGCGCGTGGCGATGGAACCGCCCCCTACGATAAGACAGGGGCGGTTTTTCAAATCAAAAGCGAGAGGCAGGTAACGCAAGGTCTTGTTCCATACTGCTTAGCCGATCTTGGTTGCACCCCGCATATAGGGGCGCAGTACTTCCGGCACCTCGATACTACCATCGGCCTGTTGGTAGTTTTCCAGCACCGCGATCAGCGTACGGCCCACTGCCAGCCCGGATCCATTCAGGGTGTGCAGCAGTTCCGGCTTGCCCGTTTCCGGGTTGCGCCAGCGGGCCTTCATACGCCGGGCCTGGAAGTCGCCCATCAGCGAGCAGGAGGAAATTTCCCGGTACTTGTCCTGGGACGGAATCCATACTTCCAGGTCATAGGTTTTGGTTGCACCGAAACCCATATCGCCACCACACAGCACCACGGTGCGGTATGGCAGATTCAGTTTCTGCAGAACGTTTTCCGCGTGACTGGTGAGCTGTTCGAGCGCGTCCATGGAATGTTCCGGGTGGGCAAACCACACCAGCTCGACTTTTTCGAACTGGTGCTGGCGGATCATACCGCGGGTATCGCGCCCGTGTGAGCCGGCCTCGGAGCGAAAACAGTTGGTGTGGCTGACAAATTTCTGCGGCAGCGATGCAGCATCGATGATCTCGTCGCGGTACAGGTTTGTCAGGGGCACTTCTGCCGTGGGGATGAGGTAGAAACCACGCTCGTCCTCCAGTTTGAACAGATCCTCGGCGAACTTGGGCAGCTGCGAGGTACCGTACAGGGAATCGCTATTGACTATGACCGGCACATTGGCTTCTTGATAGCCGTGCTCTTCTACATGCAGATCTAGCATGAACTGTGCCAAGGCGCGGTGCAGCCTGGCCACCTGGCCGGTCATCACTGCGAAGCGTGAGCCGGTAATCTTGCTCGCTACTTCGAAATCCAGCCCCTTGAGGCGCGCACCGAGGTCGACATGGTCGCGCACTTCAAAATCAAAACTGCGCGGCGTGCCCCACTGGCGCACTTCCACGTTGTCATTCTCGTCCTTGCCTTCCGGCACGGATTCGTGCGGCAGATTGGGGATGGCGAGGAGCATATCGTCGAGTTGCTCCTGCAGGCTCGTCAGCGCGTCTTTGGCCTCGCTCAGCTGACCACCCAGGGACTCGACCTCTTTCAACAGTGGCGCAATGTCCTCACCACTGGCCTTGGCGCGGCCGATGTTCTTGGATTTGCTGTTGCGCTCGTTTTGCAGTGCTTCGGTGCGCACTTGCAGTTCCTTGCGCTGCTCCTCGAGCTGCTCCAGCTTTGCCTTGTCCAGTTGCACACCGCGCTTGGCCAGCGCCGCCGCGACGTCGTCGAGTTGGGTACGAATCAGTTTGGGATCGAGCATGGTGATTAGATTACCGCGTTACAGATATTTCATTCCCAGCGAGATGGTGGCTGCGGTGGCTGCCAGGCACGCCAGGAGGCTGACCGCAACATAGGCCAGCGCCGTTAAAGGCTGGCCATTGTGCCACAACAGCACGGTTTCCAGCGAGAAGGTAGAAAAGGTGGTGAGCGCGCCGAACAGGCCAGTCATGATCAGCAGGCGCCACTCGTGGCCGAGCATGCCGCGCTCGACGATGGCCACGTAGGCGATGCCGATCAGCAGTGAGCCAACCAGGTTGACGATAAACGTCCCGAGGGGAAGCCGGTTTTCAAACACAGGGAAGCTCCAGATAGCTACCAGGTGGCGAAGCAGCGCCCCGATGGCGCCCCCCAGCGCAATTGCGATCCACTGCATGGGATGCTCCTTTATTACTTTTCCCACTATTGTGTGTCCCGCGCACGGGCTTTCCCGGCGCCGGCGAGCGGTGATTCTAGCGTCTTTTATTTGGGTGACGATATTTTGCCCGCGAACGCCGGTTTACATCCTTAGCGCTTTTTCGGGTCCGCTGCGGGCGCTGCTGTATAGCGTTGAAAAGGGCTCGCCGCATTCAGCGCCCGCAGGCGCTGCAGTTTTTCCTCGATTTTGAGCTCCAGACCACGATTGACCGGATGGTAGTAACGGCGTCCGGCAATGGCCTCCGGGAAATAGTTTTCCCCCGCCGCAAACGCGTCGGGCTCGTCGTGGGCGTAACGGTATTCCGCACCGTGTGCCATCTCTTTCGCGAGCTTGGTGGGCGCGTTGCGCAGATGGATCGGCACTTCATAACTGGGCTCGCGGCGAATATCCGCAAGCACCCGTTTGTAGGCGCTGTACACCGCGTTACTTTTGGCCGCGATTGCGAGATAAACCACCGCCAGGGCGATCGCCAACTCCCCTTCCGGGCTGCCCAGGCGCTCCTGCACATCCCAGGCGTTCAGTGCAATTTCCAGCGCGCGAGGGTCTGCATTGCCAATGTCCTCGCTGGCCATACGCACCACACGGCGGGCCACATACAGCGGGTCGCAGCCACCATCGATCATACGCGCAAACCAGTAGAGCGCCGCATCCGGATCTGAACCGCGGACGGACTTGTGCAGCGCGGAAATCTGGTCGTAAAAGTAGTCGCCCCCTTTGTCGAAGCGCCGTACATCGGCGGCCAGTACTTCAGCGAGAACGTCGTCGTCGACAATCTGACGCCCACCCTCCTCCCGGGACAGATCGCAGGCGATCTCCAGGAGATTGAGCGCACTGCGGGCGTCGCCATCGGCACTCAGCGTGATGCGCTCAAGCACCTCTGGTGTCATCTGGATATTGCGTGCGCGCAGCTCTTCATCTTCCGTCAGCGCCCGCTGCAGAAGACCAGCCAGCTCTTCCTGTCCCAGACTGCGCAACAGGTAAACCCGGCAGCGGGACAGAAGGGCGTTATTCAGCTCGAATGAGGGGTTTTCCGTGGTGGCACCCACGAATGTCACCGTGCCCTCTTCCACGTAAGGCAGGAAGGCATCCTGCTGCGCCTTGTTAAAGCGGTGGACCTCGTCGACAAACAGGATGGTGCCGCGCCCAAATTGCGCCGCGTGCTGCTCCGCCTCAGCTACCGCCTGACGGATTTCCTTTACACCTGCCAGTACTGCAGAAAGCGTGGCAAAGCGAACGTCGCACTCCTGCGCGAGCAACCGTGCAAAGGTGGTTTTGCCTACGCCGGGTGGTCCCCACAACACCATGGAATGCAGCTGGCCGCGCTCCACCGCCTCGCGTAGCGGTTTACCGGGACCCAATAAATGCGTCTGGCCCACATAGTGGGCCAGAGAGTGCGGTCGCATACGCGCGGCCAGAGGCTGGTGCCTGGGTGGCGCCTGGAAAAGATCATTCATCGCGGATGATGTCGGTACCCTTGGGTGGTTTGAAATTGAACAGCGCGGAAGACAGCTTTGGATTGGCCTGCATACCATTGAATTGGATGTCGGTGGTCTGGCCCATGCCGTCACGTACGGTCATGGCCGACGGCAGCCCCCTGTTGTCAAAGCGGATCACCATAGACTTGAACGGCGCGGAGGCGTTCTTCGGCGTCAGGTAATAGGCCCCCTTCTTGTTCTCCACACTGAAGGATCCGCGGATGTCCTCCACCTTGCCTCCGAGCAGCAATGCCGGGGTGGCCTTCATGCGATTGTCCACCGGACGCACGGTGACCTGCTCGAGATCCGGGTCGTACAGCCACAGCTTCTCGTTGTTGGTCACCAGCAATTGGGAAAAGGGCTCGCCAGTCTGCCAGCGCAGCTTGCCGGGGCGCTGCACGGAGAAATTGCCACTGCTCTTCTGCAGGGTTTTGCCTTTCTGGTCCTTCAGGGTCTGGCGGAATCCGCCGGAGATGGAGCCCAGGGGCTGCAGCAGACGGCTCAGTTCCTCACTGGCGTCGGCGCTCGCACCAGCTGTGCCGAAGCTGAACCCCAGTGCGATAAGGAGAATGCAAAATGTGCGTTTCATAAGTGCCTTCCAGATTTGCTGATCCAGTCCCTAAAGCCTAGTCGGCGACAAGTGAACCCGGACTGAACCACGGAAAATCTACTGCGCGTGCGCCTGGCGCCACCATCAGCCACCCGCTACGATTTTCTTGAAAATCGAGTGGCGATCAGGGCGCCGGCACCAGTACTTCGCGGTTGCCGTTGGGTTGCTGGGCGGAGACCACTCCGGCCGCCTCCATCGCCTCAATCATGCGCGCGGCGCGATTGTAGCCGATGCGCAGCTGGCGCTGCACGGAAGAAATGGACGCCTTGCGGGATTTGGCCACAAACGCGACCGCCTCGTCATAAAGCGCATCCGCTTCCGGGTCATCCTCACCGCCTTCCGTTGCCATCCCCGGTACCGGAATACTGTTGTTGGAGTCATCCACGATACCGTCGATGTATTCCGGCGCGCTACGGCGGCACCAGTCCGCGACAACCTGGTGCACTTCATGGTCATCCACGAAGGCACCGTGCACCCTTATGGGGAGCGCCGTACCCGGCGGCAGATATAGCATGTCGCCGTGCCCGAGCAGCTGCTCGGCACCGCCCTGGTCCAGAATGGTGCGCGAATCAATTTTGGAGGAAACCTGGAACGCCATACGTGTGGGCACGTTGGCCTTGATCAGGCCGGTAATTACATCCACGGACGGGCGCTGGGTAGCCAATAGCAGGTGGATGCCCGCGGCACGCGCCTTCTGCGCGATACGGGCGATCAACTGCTCCACCTTCTTGCCGACAATCATCATCATGTCGGCAAATTCATCGATCACCACAACGATGGCAGGCAGAGGCTTCAGATGCGGCGCGGTCTGCTCCGCCTCCGGCACACTGGACATGGGGTCCGGCTGCCAGGTTGGGTCGACCAGTGGTTCGCCGGCGGCATTGGCTTCCTTAACCTTGCGGTTGAAGCCCGCCAGGTTGCGCACTCCCATCGCCGCCATCAACTTGTAGCGGCGCTCCATCTCCCCAACACACCAGCGCAGGCCATTGGCCGCATCGTTCATATCAGTGATGACCGGGGTGAGCAGATGGGGAATTCCCTCGTACACCGAGAGCTCGAGCATTTTCGGGTCCACCAGAATCAGACGGACCTCATCCGGGGTGGATTTGTACAGCAGGCTCAGCAGCATCACATTGATGCCTACGGATTTGCCGGAGCCGGTGGTACCGGCCACCAGCAGGTGGGGCATCTTGGCCAGATCCGCTACCACCGGCTGTCCGGCAATATCGTGCCCCAACGCCAGCGTCAGCGCGGAGCCGGCTTTTTCGTAGGCCTCTGAACCGAGGACTTCGGACAGGCGCACCATCTGCCGGTTTTCATTGGGGATCTCGATGCCCACCACCGATTTACCCGGAATCACCTCCACGACACGCACACTGATCACTGCCAGGGAGCGCGCCAGGTCTTTGGCAAGATTGGTGATGCGGCTGACCTTTACGCCTGCCGCTGGCTGGATCTCAAAGCGGGTTACCACCGGCCCCGGCAGCACGGAAACCA is a genomic window containing:
- a CDS encoding TonB-dependent receptor; the protein is MMYDADQSGKNRFFTLSTLSAAIAVTTALSGAASAAEIEEVVVTAQKRAENLQDVPIAISAFTGDSMKAMGVKNLTDLGKFTPGVEMNNDTPLQPTYSVRGIETGDFTVGSDPAVAVYVDGVYTGRGAGAEIPLADIERVEVLKGPQGTLFGRNATGGAIHIISQKPQADDTTELNLTAGNYGRQSSDLLVNRQLSDTVYGRFTASTNRRDSFADNLANDFETGNIDTQTYRASLLWEATPDTEVLWRADYGIMDQGSALRSSIVPSLQAGDGGTDVFGDYALDTPTIEDRDSWGTSLSITHDFENVTFTSITAYRGFDAHLQQDEDGTANPDYMFGSANFDEQTQFSQEFRLNGATDTLKWTLGASYSREQLEHTTEAYFTGGSLESFAVYKGLQSDSMGILGIPQDVFDAMPTTQQEELAVAVRQSMMQAGQEGGAVTQFMYDLFVAPGGVEDQLFSQIGLPTDYQLQRQQLFGALYMGVAPFVAADTPWNETVFNKGDYRSAAIYGDATWSLTDKMDLTVGARYTADEKDFSIVSSYQNALPVGDLAINVMDANGNPVMLPSGPMTINLAQLPPLGFGLAFNNSGNPNLNEKLSDSWSDLSGRVVLDYRWNDDVMTFVSLADGFKAGGFNSFTVADGIDPSFDQESVTNLEIGVKSSLFDNAVRFNASVFAYDYKNLQQLDLVGDPIPNYYLRNADAEGRGAEFEVQWAATDNLFIAGNYSFLDTEYTRYQIIESIGETEETHSRVGQPRVGTPENKFNIMAEYTWELAAGGDVSVRGDYNWTDERVGSISDPARVIPDYQLMNLRAGWNSASDRYSAALWVQNVTDEEIAGGYGGTGAAIGASPAWRFMPRMYGADFTVRF
- a CDS encoding penicillin acylase family protein; this translates as MLKNIPWATVIKRGLTALFVLLFLAAASAWLWLRQSLPLLDGELVTGLLEEPVTITRDAQGIPFITAEDRNDSAFALGFLHAQERFFQMDLLRRNSAGELSELVGDAALSHDREIRIHQFRARAERNIATMPTEQQKVLEHYAAGVNYGLAQLGAAPWEYALLRAEPSPWVPADSLLTIFSMYLTLQSNTGDFELRDNALADLLPGDLYTFFVPKGGIWDAPLIGDARGPLSLPETDIAALVQNDEPMARQKMESEDMIFGSNNWVVGGALTEHGAAIVADDMHLAITVPNIWFRAGWNVPGTDFVMRGATLPGGPIIVAGSNTKVAWGFTNTTADWGDLIPLEMSDDGKQYRTPDGWQDFDIAEEEIAVKGKEPVRLAVRKTIWGPVVTENHAGTPLAYRWVAHDTRGANMNILRLETVSSTREAMNLAPELGLPHQNFVIGDSDGNIGWTVAGPIPRRVGLDGSRSVSWADGTAYWDGYLPLEEQPHVYNPPSHRIWTANSRTMDGKYLSVMGDGGYALGARQQQIRDDLFAREHFSERDLLDIQLDDRAVFLERWQEQLSTLLSTVDGYDEVRAQVDNWGGRASADSVGYRIVRNFRLRFIDLATAPVLTFMQRHDPGFDFGRVNRQVEYPAWEMLANEPAHLLNPEFESWTALKLAALDEVLADMAKDGLPFAQQTWGVENSAKIQHPLGRVVTAVNWLTAMPADHLPGDSHMPRFQSSTNGASERMVVAPGHEEQGIFHMATGQSAHPLSPFFGNGHDDWVQGAPSPLKKQETRYTLILH
- a CDS encoding FMN-dependent NADH-azoreductase translates to MTVQTRKLLKIQTSLFQNDGQSSQLANEFADNWLAANPGGEVVSRNLATNPVPHLDLSRFQALNSDPAERTQEQQAVVDFSDALIQEIRAADTLVFGIPMYNFSVPSSLHAYFDHIARAGVTFRYTENGPEGLLTGKRAYVVITRGGLYGEDHAQTSFIRQFLGFIGITEVEFVHAEGLALSEESRNTALDTARERLAQLA
- the cysG gene encoding siroheme synthase CysG, whose protein sequence is MRYLPLAFDLKNRPCLIVGGGSIATRKARLLNKAEARLLVVAPEITDELRQLVLASSGEYIVGRYRSELLDSVEMVVAATADSEVNAQVSIDARNRRLPVNVVDSPDLCTFTFPSIVERGPVAIGISSGGSAPVLTRMLRAQIETLLSPGLGLIAELSGRLRDKVKAALPEAQRKDFWHWVFNGPVVGQMERGHKAEAERAVLEELQRWQDKPAPSGEVYLVGGGPGDPDLLTFRALRLMQQADVVLYDRLVSTEVLELVRRDAERIYVGKMKQFHSVPQDDINQLLVDLAKEGKKVLRLKGGDPFVFGRGGEEIDKLAEAGVPFQVVPGITAAIGCSAYSGIPLTHRDHAQSVRFITGHLKEGDLVLPWNELITKNQTLVFYMGLTGLPTISEKLIAHGMDADTPAALVEKGTTREQRVIVGTISTLPELAETHKVEAPALTIIGGVVTLRESLGWYQ
- the serS gene encoding serine--tRNA ligase, producing the protein MLDPKLIRTQLDDVAAALAKRGVQLDKAKLEQLEEQRKELQVRTEALQNERNSKSKNIGRAKASGEDIAPLLKEVESLGGQLSEAKDALTSLQEQLDDMLLAIPNLPHESVPEGKDENDNVEVRQWGTPRSFDFEVRDHVDLGARLKGLDFEVASKITGSRFAVMTGQVARLHRALAQFMLDLHVEEHGYQEANVPVIVNSDSLYGTSQLPKFAEDLFKLEDERGFYLIPTAEVPLTNLYRDEIIDAASLPQKFVSHTNCFRSEAGSHGRDTRGMIRQHQFEKVELVWFAHPEHSMDALEQLTSHAENVLQKLNLPYRTVVLCGGDMGFGATKTYDLEVWIPSQDKYREISSCSLMGDFQARRMKARWRNPETGKPELLHTLNGSGLAVGRTLIAVLENYQQADGSIEVPEVLRPYMRGATKIG
- the crcB gene encoding fluoride efflux transporter CrcB, translating into MQWIAIALGGAIGALLRHLVAIWSFPVFENRLPLGTFIVNLVGSLLIGIAYVAIVERGMLGHEWRLLIMTGLFGALTTFSTFSLETVLLWHNGQPLTALAYVAVSLLACLAATAATISLGMKYL
- a CDS encoding replication-associated recombination protein A, which gives rise to MNDLFQAPPRHQPLAARMRPHSLAHYVGQTHLLGPGKPLREAVERGQLHSMVLWGPPGVGKTTFARLLAQECDVRFATLSAVLAGVKEIRQAVAEAEQHAAQFGRGTILFVDEVHRFNKAQQDAFLPYVEEGTVTFVGATTENPSFELNNALLSRCRVYLLRSLGQEELAGLLQRALTEDEELRARNIQMTPEVLERITLSADGDARSALNLLEIACDLSREEGGRQIVDDDVLAEVLAADVRRFDKGGDYFYDQISALHKSVRGSDPDAALYWFARMIDGGCDPLYVARRVVRMASEDIGNADPRALEIALNAWDVQERLGSPEGELAIALAVVYLAIAAKSNAVYSAYKRVLADIRREPSYEVPIHLRNAPTKLAKEMAHGAEYRYAHDEPDAFAAGENYFPEAIAGRRYYHPVNRGLELKIEEKLQRLRALNAASPFQRYTAAPAADPKKR